In a single window of the Gadus macrocephalus chromosome 6, ASM3116895v1 genome:
- the LOC132459535 gene encoding autism susceptibility gene 2 protein-like isoform X3: MPGMPPLIPHTGPFSSLQGAFQPKASNPIDVGARPGAVPHTLLQKDPRISDPFRSSVRKPGKWCAVHVQIAWQIYHHQQKMKQMQLDPHKLDMNGKLDLFSRPPGQGVFPGFPYPHDLARPMFSPSGPGHHAPSPYGPASHPTGFLPPSHMAGKCSNSVFGPKDGPGSLGGFGSPHHDTWNRLHRTPPSFPTPPQWPKAPDGERSSSANSHDREREREREKRDSSVGKEEKDKDRDSVDRNRHSNRSSPASAPVSYQISNLIRSTSQNSSDQGRHHSGSVDRVREAEKELLERHREASMMADVKVKESRSPGKDAMERRASEDSIKAAHRSPSPYSKGLMGEQGVKMMGGPPPTLKDGDRKEPPSMDLLHKVKNDMKIKEERKEEQEVMVVSSEPAPHPPLQAPPVPMSQVGHPHHHHPPLQQQLHMQPQRGNEMAGMHGVPMAHSLPLSMSAMHQMGSLNVLDRARMAPFMGVSPLAAGRERLPHQAFPWDPLREAYRSLDLQRRMDFQLRAEQSHRFPSMYEQERAYREREAHDYQHHEHLLEVRREHERMRQQAEERERIHMREELDRARLHQLHQSPMEGHLPHMAPFMQHLGGMPYPRLSPSTGHNGLLNRTPPTAALSAPPPLVPAGGVRPASPRRTTPLTSATQDPRDYSPSRNPKEVEAR, translated from the exons AAACCTGGCAAGTGGTGTGCAGTGCATGTCCAGATCgcatggcagatctaccaccaTCAGCAAAAGATGAAG CAGATGCAgctggaccctcacaaactggACATGAATGGGAAGCTGGACCTCTTCAGCCGTCCCCCAGGCCAGGGGGTCTTCCCAGGGTTCCCCTACCCCCATGACCTGGCGCGACCCATGTTCTCACCCTCAG GCCCTGGCCACCACGCACCCTCCCCCTACGGCCCCGCCTCCCATCCCACTGGCTTCCTGCCTCCTAGCCACATGGCGGGTAAGT GCTCCAACAGCGTATTCGGCCCCAAGGATGGCCCCGGCAGCCTGGGCGGCTTCGGCAGCCCGCACCACGACACCTGGAACCGGTTGCACCGAacgcccccctccttccccacgCCGCCACAGTGGCCCAAGGCCCCCGACGGCGAGCGCAGCAGCTCGGCCAACAGCCACGACCGCGAGAGGGAGcgcgagagggagaagagggactCGTCGGtcgggaaggaggagaaggataaAGACAG AGATTCTGTGGACCGCAACCGGCACTCCAACCGCTCGTCCCCCGCCTCGGCCCCCGTCAGCTACCAGATCAGCAACCTGATCCGCTCCACCAGCCAGAACTCCAGCGACCAGGGCCGGCACCACAGCGGCAGCGTGGACCGGGTCCGCGAGGCCGAGAAGGAGCTGCTGGAGCGCCACCGCGAGGCCTCCATGATGGCCGACGTCAAGGTGAAGGAGAGCCGCTCCCCGGGCAAGGACGCCATGGAGAGACGAGCGTCGGAGGACTCCATCAAGGCCGCCCACCGCTCCCCCTCGCCCTACTCCAAGGGCCTCATGGGCGAGCAGGGCGTGAAGATGATGGGCGGCCCCCCGCCGACGTTGAAGGACGGCGATCGCAAGGAGCCCCCGTCCATGGACCTGCTCCACAAGGTGAAGAACGACATGAAGATCAAAGAGGAGcgcaaggaggagcaggaggtgatggtggtgagctCCGAGCCCGCCCCGCACCCGCCGCTCCAAGCGCCCCCGGTGCCCATGTCTCAGGTGggacacccccaccaccaccacccccctctccagcagcagctccacatGCAGCCGCAACGCGGCAACGAGATGGCCGGCATGCACGGGGTCCCCATGGCCCACTCGCTGCCCCTCTCCATGAGCGCCATGCACCAGATGGGCAGCCTCAATGTGCTGGACCGCGCCCGCATGGCGCCCTTCATGGGGGTCAGCCCCCTGGCGGCGGGCCGCGAGCGCCTGCCGCACCAGGCCTTCCCCTGGGACCCCCTGCGGGAGGCTTACCGCAGCCTGGACCTGCAGCGCCGCATGGACTTCCAGCTGCGGGCCGAACAGAGCCACCGCTTCCCCAGCATGTACGAGCAGGAGCGGGCGTACCGCGAGCGCGAGGCCCACGACTACCAGCACCACGAGCACCTGCTGGAGGTGCGGCGCGAGCACGAGAGGATGCGGCAGCAGGCGGAGGAGCGCGAGCGCATCCACATGAGGGAGGAGCTGGACCGGGCCCGCCTCCACCAGCTGCACCAGTCCCCCATGGAGGGCCACCTGCCCCACATGGCGCCCTTCATGCAGCACCTGGGCGGGATGCCCTACCCCAGACTCAGCCCCTCCACGGGACACAACGGCCTGCTCAACAGGACGCCCCCCACGGCCGCGCTCAGCGCCCCGCCGCCTCTAGTGCCCGCAGGCGGCGTCCGGCCCGCCTCGCCCAGGAGGACTACGCCCCTAACCTCCGCCACCCAGGACCCGCGGGACTACTCGCCGTCCCGCAACCCCAAAGAGGTGGAGGCCCGGTAG
- the LOC132459535 gene encoding autism susceptibility gene 2 protein-like isoform X1 — protein MPGMPPLIPHTGPFSSLQGAFQPKASNPIDVGARPGAVPHTLLQKDPRISDPFRSSVRKPGKWCAVHVQIAWQIYHHQQKMKQMQLDPHKLDMNGKLDLFSRPPGQGVFPGFPYPHDLARPMFSPSGPGHHAPSPYGPASHPTGFLPPSHMAGKYPFSRSSTFGGLGNLSTSAFGGLGNPTLGSNSVFGPKDGPGSLGGFGSPHHDTWNRLHRTPPSFPTPPQWPKAPDGERSSSANSHDREREREREKRDSSVGKEEKDKDRDSVDRNRHSNRSSPASAPVSYQISNLIRSTSQNSSDQGRHHSGSVDRVREAEKELLERHREASMMADVKVKESRSPGKDAMERRASEDSIKAAHRSPSPYSKGLMGEQGVKMMGGPPPTLKDGDRKEPPSMDLLHKVKNDMKIKEERKEEQEVMVVSSEPAPHPPLQAPPVPMSQVGHPHHHHPPLQQQLHMQPQRGNEMAGMHGVPMAHSLPLSMSAMHQMGSLNVLDRARMAPFMGVSPLAAGRERLPHQAFPWDPLREAYRSLDLQRRMDFQLRAEQSHRFPSMYEQERAYREREAHDYQHHEHLLEVRREHERMRQQAEERERIHMREELDRARLHQLHQSPMEGHLPHMAPFMQHLGGMPYPRLSPSTGHNGLLNRTPPTAALSAPPPLVPAGGVRPASPRRTTPLTSATQDPRDYSPSRNPKEVEAR, from the exons AAACCTGGCAAGTGGTGTGCAGTGCATGTCCAGATCgcatggcagatctaccaccaTCAGCAAAAGATGAAG CAGATGCAgctggaccctcacaaactggACATGAATGGGAAGCTGGACCTCTTCAGCCGTCCCCCAGGCCAGGGGGTCTTCCCAGGGTTCCCCTACCCCCATGACCTGGCGCGACCCATGTTCTCACCCTCAG GCCCTGGCCACCACGCACCCTCCCCCTACGGCCCCGCCTCCCATCCCACTGGCTTCCTGCCTCCTAGCCACATGGCGGGTAAGT ATCCTTTCAGTCGCTCCAGTACCTTTGGTGGCCTCGGCAACCTTTCAACCAGTGCCTTCGGTGGATTAGGCAACCCCACGCTTG GCTCCAACAGCGTATTCGGCCCCAAGGATGGCCCCGGCAGCCTGGGCGGCTTCGGCAGCCCGCACCACGACACCTGGAACCGGTTGCACCGAacgcccccctccttccccacgCCGCCACAGTGGCCCAAGGCCCCCGACGGCGAGCGCAGCAGCTCGGCCAACAGCCACGACCGCGAGAGGGAGcgcgagagggagaagagggactCGTCGGtcgggaaggaggagaaggataaAGACAG AGATTCTGTGGACCGCAACCGGCACTCCAACCGCTCGTCCCCCGCCTCGGCCCCCGTCAGCTACCAGATCAGCAACCTGATCCGCTCCACCAGCCAGAACTCCAGCGACCAGGGCCGGCACCACAGCGGCAGCGTGGACCGGGTCCGCGAGGCCGAGAAGGAGCTGCTGGAGCGCCACCGCGAGGCCTCCATGATGGCCGACGTCAAGGTGAAGGAGAGCCGCTCCCCGGGCAAGGACGCCATGGAGAGACGAGCGTCGGAGGACTCCATCAAGGCCGCCCACCGCTCCCCCTCGCCCTACTCCAAGGGCCTCATGGGCGAGCAGGGCGTGAAGATGATGGGCGGCCCCCCGCCGACGTTGAAGGACGGCGATCGCAAGGAGCCCCCGTCCATGGACCTGCTCCACAAGGTGAAGAACGACATGAAGATCAAAGAGGAGcgcaaggaggagcaggaggtgatggtggtgagctCCGAGCCCGCCCCGCACCCGCCGCTCCAAGCGCCCCCGGTGCCCATGTCTCAGGTGggacacccccaccaccaccacccccctctccagcagcagctccacatGCAGCCGCAACGCGGCAACGAGATGGCCGGCATGCACGGGGTCCCCATGGCCCACTCGCTGCCCCTCTCCATGAGCGCCATGCACCAGATGGGCAGCCTCAATGTGCTGGACCGCGCCCGCATGGCGCCCTTCATGGGGGTCAGCCCCCTGGCGGCGGGCCGCGAGCGCCTGCCGCACCAGGCCTTCCCCTGGGACCCCCTGCGGGAGGCTTACCGCAGCCTGGACCTGCAGCGCCGCATGGACTTCCAGCTGCGGGCCGAACAGAGCCACCGCTTCCCCAGCATGTACGAGCAGGAGCGGGCGTACCGCGAGCGCGAGGCCCACGACTACCAGCACCACGAGCACCTGCTGGAGGTGCGGCGCGAGCACGAGAGGATGCGGCAGCAGGCGGAGGAGCGCGAGCGCATCCACATGAGGGAGGAGCTGGACCGGGCCCGCCTCCACCAGCTGCACCAGTCCCCCATGGAGGGCCACCTGCCCCACATGGCGCCCTTCATGCAGCACCTGGGCGGGATGCCCTACCCCAGACTCAGCCCCTCCACGGGACACAACGGCCTGCTCAACAGGACGCCCCCCACGGCCGCGCTCAGCGCCCCGCCGCCTCTAGTGCCCGCAGGCGGCGTCCGGCCCGCCTCGCCCAGGAGGACTACGCCCCTAACCTCCGCCACCCAGGACCCGCGGGACTACTCGCCGTCCCGCAACCCCAAAGAGGTGGAGGCCCGGTAG
- the LOC132459535 gene encoding autism susceptibility gene 2 protein-like isoform X2, translated as MPGMPPLIPHTGPFSSLQGAFQPKASNPIDVGARPGAVPHTLLQKDPRISDPFRSSVRKPGKWCAVHVQIAWQIYHHQQKMKQMQLDPHKLDMNGKLDLFSRPPGQGVFPGFPYPHDLARPMFSPSGPGHHAPSPYGPASHPTGFLPPSHMADPFSRSSTFGGLGNLSTSAFGGLGNPTLGSNSVFGPKDGPGSLGGFGSPHHDTWNRLHRTPPSFPTPPQWPKAPDGERSSSANSHDREREREREKRDSSVGKEEKDKDRDSVDRNRHSNRSSPASAPVSYQISNLIRSTSQNSSDQGRHHSGSVDRVREAEKELLERHREASMMADVKVKESRSPGKDAMERRASEDSIKAAHRSPSPYSKGLMGEQGVKMMGGPPPTLKDGDRKEPPSMDLLHKVKNDMKIKEERKEEQEVMVVSSEPAPHPPLQAPPVPMSQVGHPHHHHPPLQQQLHMQPQRGNEMAGMHGVPMAHSLPLSMSAMHQMGSLNVLDRARMAPFMGVSPLAAGRERLPHQAFPWDPLREAYRSLDLQRRMDFQLRAEQSHRFPSMYEQERAYREREAHDYQHHEHLLEVRREHERMRQQAEERERIHMREELDRARLHQLHQSPMEGHLPHMAPFMQHLGGMPYPRLSPSTGHNGLLNRTPPTAALSAPPPLVPAGGVRPASPRRTTPLTSATQDPRDYSPSRNPKEVEAR; from the exons AAACCTGGCAAGTGGTGTGCAGTGCATGTCCAGATCgcatggcagatctaccaccaTCAGCAAAAGATGAAG CAGATGCAgctggaccctcacaaactggACATGAATGGGAAGCTGGACCTCTTCAGCCGTCCCCCAGGCCAGGGGGTCTTCCCAGGGTTCCCCTACCCCCATGACCTGGCGCGACCCATGTTCTCACCCTCAG GCCCTGGCCACCACGCACCCTCCCCCTACGGCCCCGCCTCCCATCCCACTGGCTTCCTGCCTCCTAGCCACATGGCGG ATCCTTTCAGTCGCTCCAGTACCTTTGGTGGCCTCGGCAACCTTTCAACCAGTGCCTTCGGTGGATTAGGCAACCCCACGCTTG GCTCCAACAGCGTATTCGGCCCCAAGGATGGCCCCGGCAGCCTGGGCGGCTTCGGCAGCCCGCACCACGACACCTGGAACCGGTTGCACCGAacgcccccctccttccccacgCCGCCACAGTGGCCCAAGGCCCCCGACGGCGAGCGCAGCAGCTCGGCCAACAGCCACGACCGCGAGAGGGAGcgcgagagggagaagagggactCGTCGGtcgggaaggaggagaaggataaAGACAG AGATTCTGTGGACCGCAACCGGCACTCCAACCGCTCGTCCCCCGCCTCGGCCCCCGTCAGCTACCAGATCAGCAACCTGATCCGCTCCACCAGCCAGAACTCCAGCGACCAGGGCCGGCACCACAGCGGCAGCGTGGACCGGGTCCGCGAGGCCGAGAAGGAGCTGCTGGAGCGCCACCGCGAGGCCTCCATGATGGCCGACGTCAAGGTGAAGGAGAGCCGCTCCCCGGGCAAGGACGCCATGGAGAGACGAGCGTCGGAGGACTCCATCAAGGCCGCCCACCGCTCCCCCTCGCCCTACTCCAAGGGCCTCATGGGCGAGCAGGGCGTGAAGATGATGGGCGGCCCCCCGCCGACGTTGAAGGACGGCGATCGCAAGGAGCCCCCGTCCATGGACCTGCTCCACAAGGTGAAGAACGACATGAAGATCAAAGAGGAGcgcaaggaggagcaggaggtgatggtggtgagctCCGAGCCCGCCCCGCACCCGCCGCTCCAAGCGCCCCCGGTGCCCATGTCTCAGGTGggacacccccaccaccaccacccccctctccagcagcagctccacatGCAGCCGCAACGCGGCAACGAGATGGCCGGCATGCACGGGGTCCCCATGGCCCACTCGCTGCCCCTCTCCATGAGCGCCATGCACCAGATGGGCAGCCTCAATGTGCTGGACCGCGCCCGCATGGCGCCCTTCATGGGGGTCAGCCCCCTGGCGGCGGGCCGCGAGCGCCTGCCGCACCAGGCCTTCCCCTGGGACCCCCTGCGGGAGGCTTACCGCAGCCTGGACCTGCAGCGCCGCATGGACTTCCAGCTGCGGGCCGAACAGAGCCACCGCTTCCCCAGCATGTACGAGCAGGAGCGGGCGTACCGCGAGCGCGAGGCCCACGACTACCAGCACCACGAGCACCTGCTGGAGGTGCGGCGCGAGCACGAGAGGATGCGGCAGCAGGCGGAGGAGCGCGAGCGCATCCACATGAGGGAGGAGCTGGACCGGGCCCGCCTCCACCAGCTGCACCAGTCCCCCATGGAGGGCCACCTGCCCCACATGGCGCCCTTCATGCAGCACCTGGGCGGGATGCCCTACCCCAGACTCAGCCCCTCCACGGGACACAACGGCCTGCTCAACAGGACGCCCCCCACGGCCGCGCTCAGCGCCCCGCCGCCTCTAGTGCCCGCAGGCGGCGTCCGGCCCGCCTCGCCCAGGAGGACTACGCCCCTAACCTCCGCCACCCAGGACCCGCGGGACTACTCGCCGTCCCGCAACCCCAAAGAGGTGGAGGCCCGGTAG
- the LOC132459535 gene encoding autism susceptibility gene 2 protein-like isoform X4 — MPGMPPLIPHTGPFSSLQGAFQPKASNPIDVGARPGAVPHTLLQKDPRISDPFRSSVRKPGKWCAVHVQIAWQIYHHQQKMKQMQLDPHKLDMNGKLDLFSRPPGQGVFPGFPYPHDLARPMFSPSGPGHHAPSPYGPASHPTGFLPPSHMAGSNSVFGPKDGPGSLGGFGSPHHDTWNRLHRTPPSFPTPPQWPKAPDGERSSSANSHDREREREREKRDSSVGKEEKDKDRDSVDRNRHSNRSSPASAPVSYQISNLIRSTSQNSSDQGRHHSGSVDRVREAEKELLERHREASMMADVKVKESRSPGKDAMERRASEDSIKAAHRSPSPYSKGLMGEQGVKMMGGPPPTLKDGDRKEPPSMDLLHKVKNDMKIKEERKEEQEVMVVSSEPAPHPPLQAPPVPMSQVGHPHHHHPPLQQQLHMQPQRGNEMAGMHGVPMAHSLPLSMSAMHQMGSLNVLDRARMAPFMGVSPLAAGRERLPHQAFPWDPLREAYRSLDLQRRMDFQLRAEQSHRFPSMYEQERAYREREAHDYQHHEHLLEVRREHERMRQQAEERERIHMREELDRARLHQLHQSPMEGHLPHMAPFMQHLGGMPYPRLSPSTGHNGLLNRTPPTAALSAPPPLVPAGGVRPASPRRTTPLTSATQDPRDYSPSRNPKEVEAR; from the exons AAACCTGGCAAGTGGTGTGCAGTGCATGTCCAGATCgcatggcagatctaccaccaTCAGCAAAAGATGAAG CAGATGCAgctggaccctcacaaactggACATGAATGGGAAGCTGGACCTCTTCAGCCGTCCCCCAGGCCAGGGGGTCTTCCCAGGGTTCCCCTACCCCCATGACCTGGCGCGACCCATGTTCTCACCCTCAG GCCCTGGCCACCACGCACCCTCCCCCTACGGCCCCGCCTCCCATCCCACTGGCTTCCTGCCTCCTAGCCACATGGCGG GCTCCAACAGCGTATTCGGCCCCAAGGATGGCCCCGGCAGCCTGGGCGGCTTCGGCAGCCCGCACCACGACACCTGGAACCGGTTGCACCGAacgcccccctccttccccacgCCGCCACAGTGGCCCAAGGCCCCCGACGGCGAGCGCAGCAGCTCGGCCAACAGCCACGACCGCGAGAGGGAGcgcgagagggagaagagggactCGTCGGtcgggaaggaggagaaggataaAGACAG AGATTCTGTGGACCGCAACCGGCACTCCAACCGCTCGTCCCCCGCCTCGGCCCCCGTCAGCTACCAGATCAGCAACCTGATCCGCTCCACCAGCCAGAACTCCAGCGACCAGGGCCGGCACCACAGCGGCAGCGTGGACCGGGTCCGCGAGGCCGAGAAGGAGCTGCTGGAGCGCCACCGCGAGGCCTCCATGATGGCCGACGTCAAGGTGAAGGAGAGCCGCTCCCCGGGCAAGGACGCCATGGAGAGACGAGCGTCGGAGGACTCCATCAAGGCCGCCCACCGCTCCCCCTCGCCCTACTCCAAGGGCCTCATGGGCGAGCAGGGCGTGAAGATGATGGGCGGCCCCCCGCCGACGTTGAAGGACGGCGATCGCAAGGAGCCCCCGTCCATGGACCTGCTCCACAAGGTGAAGAACGACATGAAGATCAAAGAGGAGcgcaaggaggagcaggaggtgatggtggtgagctCCGAGCCCGCCCCGCACCCGCCGCTCCAAGCGCCCCCGGTGCCCATGTCTCAGGTGggacacccccaccaccaccacccccctctccagcagcagctccacatGCAGCCGCAACGCGGCAACGAGATGGCCGGCATGCACGGGGTCCCCATGGCCCACTCGCTGCCCCTCTCCATGAGCGCCATGCACCAGATGGGCAGCCTCAATGTGCTGGACCGCGCCCGCATGGCGCCCTTCATGGGGGTCAGCCCCCTGGCGGCGGGCCGCGAGCGCCTGCCGCACCAGGCCTTCCCCTGGGACCCCCTGCGGGAGGCTTACCGCAGCCTGGACCTGCAGCGCCGCATGGACTTCCAGCTGCGGGCCGAACAGAGCCACCGCTTCCCCAGCATGTACGAGCAGGAGCGGGCGTACCGCGAGCGCGAGGCCCACGACTACCAGCACCACGAGCACCTGCTGGAGGTGCGGCGCGAGCACGAGAGGATGCGGCAGCAGGCGGAGGAGCGCGAGCGCATCCACATGAGGGAGGAGCTGGACCGGGCCCGCCTCCACCAGCTGCACCAGTCCCCCATGGAGGGCCACCTGCCCCACATGGCGCCCTTCATGCAGCACCTGGGCGGGATGCCCTACCCCAGACTCAGCCCCTCCACGGGACACAACGGCCTGCTCAACAGGACGCCCCCCACGGCCGCGCTCAGCGCCCCGCCGCCTCTAGTGCCCGCAGGCGGCGTCCGGCCCGCCTCGCCCAGGAGGACTACGCCCCTAACCTCCGCCACCCAGGACCCGCGGGACTACTCGCCGTCCCGCAACCCCAAAGAGGTGGAGGCCCGGTAG